A window of Egibacteraceae bacterium genomic DNA:
AGCAGCAGGCCCAGCACCGCGACGAGGATCCCGGCCCCGAGGACCCGCCGGCCGGGCGCAGCGCGCAGCGCCGTGGGATCCTCCCCCGCCTCCCTGGCCTCCCGCGCCGCACGGGCCGGCGCCGGCCGCTCGCGGGACAGGTCGCCCTGCCCGGCCGGGGCGTTCACCGCGATCGGGGTGCCCGCCACCACGCCGTCGCGCCCAACGTAGGAGACCTGCCAGACGCCCACCTCGTCGACCGGCAGCAGGGGCCGGTCGGCATCCATCCGTCGCTCGTCGCCGCTGGGCGCCTGCACGACGACCGCGGTGGCGCCCGCGGTCGTCGGCAGCCGGACTTCGTCACCGGCCACGGACGGCACCTCGGCGGGGGACTCGGTCAGCCACGAGACCGCGTTGGCGACCAGCACGGGCCAGGCGACCTGCAGGGGCAGGGTGCTGTCGGCCACGGCGAAGGACAGGTAGGCCACGGGGACCCCATCCAGGCGACCGGCGAGCACCAGGGGACCGGCAGGTCCCCCCGCCAGGGCGGCGAGCTCGGGGGCGGCGATGTGCTGCGAGGCGGCGATGGCGACGCCGGACAGGTCGACCTGGTCGAGCAGCTCGTGCCCGGGGTCCTGGAAGGTCACGTTCGGCCGGTCGTCCGAGCCCGCCACGCTGACCCCGGTGGGGGGCACCGTCGGGGCCAGGTACAGCGTCGGGGCGGGGGGGATGGGGGCGGCGGGGATGCGGTCGACGACCAGCAGGTCGATGCCGGCGAGATCGTCGGGCACGCCGGGCGCCGTGCGCACCTCGACCCCCTCGACCGCGCGCAGCGCGTGCTCGACGAACAGGTTGCCGGGGCCGGCGACCAGCACGGTGACGTCCCCGGTCGCGGCGAGCACCGCCCAGGCCCGGTCGTCGGCGCCCAGCGCGTCCTCGGCCGGCGCCCCGGTCGGCCCGGTCCCGACGGGCGCCACCGCCGCCTCGACGATGCCCGCGCCGCGGTGGGGCACGGTCAGGACGAGGTCCTCGGTCCCGCGGGGGCCCAACGAGACCTCCTGCTCGACGGCCACCTCGCCGGCCACGGCCACGCTCACCCGCGCCCGGGCGGCCAGCTGCCCGAAGTTGCGGACCTGGACGAACGCGTCGGCGCGTGACCCGCCGGCCGGCACGGCCTGCAGCCGGGTGACGGCCAGGTTCGCCCGGTCGGTGCCGACGGCCTCCACCCGCAGGTCCGCGGGTGCGGCTTCCAGCGCGGGGGCCTCCAGCACGCCGTCGGTCAGCACCGTGGTGGTGGTCGCCTCCCCGGGCCGGTGCAGCGACGCGGCCAGGGTCAGCGCGGCGGCCATGTCGCCGGGGGCGGGCGTGGCGCGCAGGCGCTCCAGCGCGGTGCGCAGGGCCCGGCCGTCCGACGAGGCCGACGCCAGGATCTGCGGGCGCGGGCCGGCCTCGACGACCGACATGGCCTGGCCGGGGCCCACGGCCGCGACGAGCTCGCGGGCGCGGTCTCGCGCCAGGTCGAAGCGGGTGACACCGT
This region includes:
- a CDS encoding VWA domain-containing protein, with the protein product MNLTAPLGLAAAALAVPLALWYVLRSRRPRREVAATYLWARTDRSVAAAVPWQRFRPDRTFWFVLAAILVGALALARPSLPAEFALGDHTVVVVDASGSMLADEDGVTRFDLARDRARELVAAVGPGQAMSVVEAGPRPQILASASSDGRALRTALERLRATPAPGDMAAALTLAASLHRPGEATTTTVLTDGVLEAPALEAAPADLRVEAVGTDRANLAVTRLQAVPAGGSRADAFVQVRNFGQLAARARVSVAVAGEVAVEQEVSLGPRGTEDLVLTVPHRGAGIVEAAVAPVGTGPTGAPAEDALGADDRAWAVLAATGDVTVLVAGPGNLFVEHALRAVEGVEVRTAPGVPDDLAGIDLLVVDRIPAAPIPPAPTLYLAPTVPPTGVSVAGSDDRPNVTFQDPGHELLDQVDLSGVAIAASQHIAAPELAALAGGPAGPLVLAGRLDGVPVAYLSFAVADSTLPLQVAWPVLVANAVSWLTESPAEVPSVAGDEVRLPTTAGATAVVVQAPSGDERRMDADRPLLPVDEVGVWQVSYVGRDGVVAGTPIAVNAPAGQGDLSRERPAPARAAREAREAGEDPTALRAAPGRRVLGAGILVAVLGLLLAEWASTHGVRPVRSGRRWLAARRGRRLARARS